A section of the Zygosaccharomyces rouxii strain CBS732 chromosome B complete sequence genome encodes:
- the LEU4 gene encoding 2-isopropylmalate synthase LEU4 (highly similar to uniprot|P06208 Saccharomyces cerevisiae YNL104C LEU4 Alpha-isopropylmalate synthase (2-isopropylmalate synthase) the main isozyme responsible for the first step in the leucine biosynthesis pathway), whose protein sequence is MIRETAVRLAQNVGRAGKSIPPIKLAYKNMLKDPSIKYKKFQQNPFPQRQWPNRVIEKAPRWLSTDLRDGNQSLPDPMSVEQKKEYFHKLLEIGFKEIEVSFPSASQTDFDFTRYAVENAPDDVSIQCLVQSREHLIKRTVEALTGAKRATIHSYLATSDLFRNVVFKMSQEEAVKMAVESTKLIRSLTKDDPNQQATRWTYQFSPETFSDTPTEFAVEICEAVKAAWEPTEENPIIFNLPATVEVSTPNIYADQVEYFSTHISEREKVSISVHCHNDRGCGVAASELAILAGADRVEGCIFGNGERTGNVDLVTIALNMYTQGVSPNLDFSELTKLIEVVERCNKIPISPRAPYGGELVVCAFSGSHQDAIKKGFAAQEQRRALGDTIWSIPYLPLDPKDIGRDYAAVIRVNSQSGKGGAAWIILRSLGLDLPRNLQILFSKEVQNTADSLGRELKSTEICDLFKEKYNFNNEHFNHINLLDYDIVKTGSDRRSLNGQVEINGQVHDIQGSGNGPISSLIDSLSNLLSVRLTVESYAEHSLGSGSSTQAATYVSLAYRRESDNEITCQWGVGTSEDVGDASFRAILSSVNSIFNAGEITLPKTADSAAGSQ, encoded by the coding sequence ATGATTCGAGAAACAGCTGTTAGATTAGCTCAAAATGTTGGGAGGGCTGGTAAAAGCATTCCTCCCATCAAACTGGCATATAAGAATATGTTGAAAGATCCAAGtatcaaatacaaaaaatttcaacagaACCCTTTCCCACAGAGACAGTGGCCAAACCGTGTTATCGAAAAGGCTCCACGTTGGCTTTCTACAGATTTGAGAGATGGTAACCAATCACTCCCGGATCCTATGTCTGTAGAACAGAAAAAGGAATATTTTCATAAATTGTTAGAGATTGGATTTAAAGAGATCGAAGTTTCATTCCCATCTGCATCTCAAACAGATTTCGATTTCACCAGATATGCTGTCGAAAATGCTCCTGATGATGTTAGTATTCAATGTTTAGTTCAATCACGTGAGCATTTGATTAAGCGTACAGTTGAAGCTCTAACGGGTGCCAAAAGAGCTACTATACATTCTTATTTGGCAACAAGTGATCTTTTCCGTAATGtggttttcaaaatgtcCCAAGAGGAAGCTGTTAAAATGGCTGTTGAATCCACTAAGCTGATTAGAAGCTTGACAAAGGATGATCCAAATCAACAGGCAACCCGCTGGACCTATCAATTTTCACCAGAGACTTTCAGCGATACACCAACTGAATTTGCCGTTGAAATCTGTGAGGCTGTGAAGGCTGCATGGGAACCTACTGAGGAAAATCCAATTATCTTTAATTTACCTGCCACCGTGGAAGTTTCAACACCAAATATTTATGCGGACCAAGTCGAATATTTCTCAACTCATATTTCTGAACGTGAAAAAGTTAGCATTTCTGTCCATTGTCATAACGATCGTGGTTGTGGTGTCGCTGCAAGTGAATTGGCTATATTAGCAGGCGCTGATCGTGTGGAAGGCTGTATCTTTGGTAACGGTGAACGTACTGGTAACGTTGACTTAGTGACCATTGCTCTAAACATGTATACTCAAGGTGTTTCTCCaaatttggatttctcTGAGTTGACTAAGCTCATTGAAGTTGTGGAGCGTTGTAAcaaaattccaatttctcCAAGAGCTCCTTACGGTGGTGAGTTAGTTGTTTGTGCATTTAGTGGTTCTCATCAAGATGCTATCAAGAAAGGTTTTGCCGCTCAAGAGCAAAGACGTGCTCTTGGCGACACTATCTGGTCTATTCCATACTTGCCACTTGACCCTAAGGATATCGGTCGTGACTATGCTGCCGTGATCCGTGTCAACTCTCAATCAGGTAAGGGTGGTGCTGCATGGATTATTTTGAGATCTTTGGGTCTTGATCTTCCAAGAAACTTACAAATTTTGTTCTCTAAAGAGGTTCAAAATACCGCTGATTCTTTAGGTCGTGAACTAAAGTCCACTGAAATTTGTGATTTGTTCAAGGAAAAATACAACTTCAACAACGAGCATTTCAACCATATCAACTTGTTGGATTACGACATCGTCAAAACCGGTTCCGACCGTAGAAGCCTAAACGGTCAAGTTGAAATTAACGGTCAAGTTCATGACATCCAAGGTTCTGGTAACGGTCCAATCTCTTCATTGATTGATTCATTGTCTAATTTGCTAAGCGTTAGACTAACTGTTGAAAGTTACGCCGAACACTCTCTAGGTTCAGGCTCATCAACTCAAGCTGCTACTTACGTTTCTTTAGCCTACAGACGTGAATCCGATAACGAAATCACTTGTCAATGGGGTGTTGGTACTTCAGAAGATGTTGGTGATGCATCATTTAGAGCTATCCTGTCTTCTGTCAATAGCATCTTTAACGCTGGTGAAATTACTTTACCTAAAACAGCGGATTCTGCTGCAGGCTCTCAATAA
- the VAM3 gene encoding SNAP receptor VAM3 (similar to uniprot|Q12241 Saccharomyces cerevisiae YOR106W VAM3 Syntaxin-related protein required for vacuolar assembly PEP12 homolog) — translation MSNYDLEAQNGDNSTEVARSLIEELAEQLKKLSRETIKVGTKRDSIEVRSNIETGLIPNCNSIRHKIEKESWGSSSQDRVIQGSKLYNDFVMLKGELQKLQKDYRESKSKHPLKNDNGSATKVVRGDPESNYLSIQVNEQTPLLQEEEQQERQLLQQQQQQQQQQLWQESNANQDEVDFHTIILRERSQQVTRIHSAVQEVNAIFRQLGSLVNQQGDQVDEVDANIGQLANNMQKANSQLHRADQNQRKKNRCGLITLTIMVIFVLIVTLLVLS, via the coding sequence ATGTCAAATTACGATTTGGAAGCTCAAAATGGTGATAATAGTACAGAGGTAGCTAGAAGTCTTATTGAAGAGTTAGCGGAACAGCTCAAGAAACTGAGTAGGGAAACAATCAAAGTTGGTACTAAGAGGGATTCCATCGAAGTGAGATCAAATATTGAAACGGGACTTATACCTAATTGCAATAGTATACGTcataaaattgaaaaagaaagctGGGGGTCATCATCACAAGACCGAGTCATACAAGGTTCTAAACTGTATAATGATTTTGTTATGCTTAAAGGTGAATTACAAAAACTACAAAAAGATTATCGTGAATCCAAGTCAAAAcatcctttgaaaaatgataatggtTCAGCTACAAAAGTGGTACGAGGAGATCCTGAAAGTAATTATTTATCTATTCAAGTTAATGAACAGACACCTTTATTacaagaagaggaacaacaagaacGACAGCTGTtacagcaacaacagcaacagcaacaacaacaactgTGGCAGGAATCGAATGCCAACCAAGATGAAGTAGATTTCCATACAATCATTCTAAGAGAAAGATCCCAACAGGTAACAAGAATTCATTCTGCCGTACAAGAAGTTAATGCCATTTTTCGCCAATTAGGATCATTGGTAAATCAGCAAGGGGATCAAGTCGATGAAGTTGATGCAAATATTGGTCAGCTGGCAAATAATATGCAAAAGGCCAATTCTCAACTTCATAGAGCCgatcaaaatcaaaggaaaaaaaatagatGTGGACTAATCACATTAACTATTATGGTTATATTTGTACTTATAGTTACACTTTTGGTTCTAAGTTGA
- the POL1 gene encoding DNA-directed DNA polymerase alpha catalytic subunit POL1 (similar to uniprot|P13382 Saccharomyces cerevisiae YNL102W POL1 Catalytic subunit of the DNA polymerase alpha-primase complex required for the initiation of DNA replication during mitotic DNA synthesis and premeiotic DNA synthesis) yields the protein MSSRAEKLRKLQKLQASHGGNSGNDGNDDRLYDEIDEKEYRHMKYKELLQDDFVEDDDGFGYVDRGVEDVEEDHYSDEDIENDNVNNRKKSKETKAKSANNNNGSSERNIGDMLRLQRASVQLNKPTKKAKDIDEFDDILGEYENEPMVKPTHIRPVLSPPSINRNNTSVKRNIPASQEVSNKRLKVDLENNADEDFEMNSSPLKPRSIKRSQVDLNAEPTKDIGSSPTAPKSSGLQNDNKESNDDDDDDESDDDIFVGRRPVKRVAAKREINLSSKSNFLASPVVAPGTPQSSSKAGSQSQRLSSPEPLNLSTGKLGKDQIVDPETESFQMFWLDFCEVDNTLVLFGKIKARDGSLVSGMVQINGICRELYILPREDKTPQDVHDEIIPLLMGKYGLDNIRAKSEKMKYAFELPDIPREADYLKVLMPINTPKCKYETIPPDLSSDTFYHVFGGKSSAFESFVVQNKIMGPCWLEIKNGDFSALQNASNCSVELAVDRPQNVKPLDAKNIPELNGVSLTIQTIMNVKENKQEIVAITLSSYRGIAVDSPIPEDLQPNDVTTLVRPPVGSSFPSGLKGIADQKLKGQVRFCNNEKILLSCFCALLLRSDPDILIGHRLESLQLDVLVHRLHELNIPTFSALGRRARRAWPDRFGKNNSNLIHFFIQELIAGRLLCDIANDMGQSLTPKCQTWDLPEMYLVACGKDSTPLDINYQNPHYREDADTMAMALRENIKNSMIIAEISFRIQLLSLTKQLTNLAGNAWSQTLGGTRAGRNEYILLHEFSRNGYILPDKENSRNRTSKRPDTTGAPDGDSGNGDPVVSSKKAKYQGGLVFEPEKGLHKNYVLVMDFNSLYPSIIQEFNICFTTVDRNLEDTDELPEVPSNDGGKGVLPRLLANLVQRRREVKKIMATERDPHKRTQCDIKQQALKLTANSMYGCLGYVNSRFYAKPLAMLVTNKGREILMNTRQLAESLELTVVYGDTDSVMIDSKCDNYADAIKVGNEFKKLVNERYKLLEIDIDNVFKKLLLHAKKKYAALTVSLDKEGNERTILEVKGLDMKRREFCPLSRDVSIHVLNTVLSEDDSEKALSDIYEYLERVRVQMENNEIRVDKYKINTKLSKDPNSYPNGKSMPAVQVALRMRKVGRVVKAGTVITFVITKQDNSELEDKEIPPVPERARALNEVMVKGNNLRPDPAYYLEKQIFAPVERLLERIESFDVVRLTQSLGLDTRRYLNRGQTAENSAGGIDSLQPLETTIPDAERFRDVQPLQIRCPQCDQEFPFGGIASSNHYMMCYNGLQCKHCNHLFTPLQLTCQLERCIRLHISLYYAGWVQCDDRTCNNSVRRQISVFGKRCLNDGCTGVVHYRYSDKQLYNQLLYFDSLFDCEKNKRQQLKPLYVEGDTDFPRDLLTDSSIKALSEQNRDYLDVGRGVVQKYLGDCGRRYVDMSNIFDFMTPAK from the coding sequence ATGAGTAGTCGTGCTGAGAAGTTAAGGAAGTTGCAGAAGTTGCAAGCATCTCATGGAGGTAATAGTGGTAACGATGGTAATGACGATAGACTCTATGATGAAATAGATGAGAAGGAATACAGACATATGAAGTACAAAGAACTACTTCAGGATGattttgttgaagatgatgatggtttTGGATACGTTGACCGTGGTGTAgaagatgtggaagaagatcaCTACAGCGATGAAGATATAGAAAACGATAATGTGAATAACAGAAAAAAGTCAAAGGAGACTAAAGCTAAAAGtgctaataataataatggcAGCAGTGAAAGGAATATAGGTGATATGCTTCGATTACAACGGGCATCAGTACAGTTGAATAAACCCACAAAGAAAGCCAAagatattgatgaatttgatgatatATTGGGTGAATATGAAAATGAACCTATGGTAAAACCTACTCATATAAGGCCAGTACTTTCACCACCTAGTATCAATCGTAATAATACTAGTGTTAAAAGGAATATACCAGCGTCTCAAGAAGTTTCTAACAAGAGACTTAAGGtggatttggaaaataatgctgatgaagattttgaaatgaaCTCTTCACCACTAAAACCACGTAGTATTAAAAGAAGTCAAGTAGACTTAAATGCTGAACCTACTAAAGATATAGGTAGCTCTCCCACGGCTCCCAAAAGTTCTGGACTacaaaatgataataaagaaagtaatgatgatgatgatgatgatgaaagtgatgatgatatttttgTTGGTAGAAGACCCGTTAAGCGAGTAGCGGCTAAAAGAGAAATCAATTTAAGCTCAAAATCGAATTTTTTAGCTTCTCCTGTAGTAGCACCAGGTACACCACAGAGTAGTAGTAAAGCAGGTTCACAATCACAACGATTAAGTTCACCAGAGCCATTGAACTTATCCACAGGTAAGTTGGGTAAGGATCAGATTGTAGATCCAGAAACAGaaagtttccaaatgtTCTGGCTAGATTTTTGTGAAGTGGATAATACTCTAGTGCTATTCGGTAAAATTAAAGCAAGAGATGGATCATTGGTCTCTGGAATGGTTCAAATCAATGGAATCTGCAGGGAGCTGTATATTTTGCCACGTGAAGACAAGACTCCTCAAGACGTTCATGATGAAATCATCCCGCTGCTAATGGGTAAATATGGGTTAGACAATATTCGCGCTAAGAGTGAAAAGATGAAATATGCATTTGAGCTCCCGGATATTCCTCGTGAAGCTGATTATTTGAAGGTATTGATGCCCATAAATACACCAAAATGCAAATACGAAACTATACCTCCAGATCTTTCTAGTGATACTTTTTATCACGTATTTGGCGGTAAAAGTAGTGCCTTTGAGAGTTTTGTAGTTCAGAATAAGATTATGGGGCCCTGCTGGTTAGAAATTAAGAATGGTGATTTTTCTGCTCTACAGAATGCCTCTAATTGTAGCGTTGAGTTGGCGGTTGATAGACCTCAGAATGTTAAACCCTTAGATGCCAAAAATATACCCGAGCTCAATGGGGTTTCATTAACAATTCAAACCATTATGAATGTTAAAGAGAACAAACAAGAGATCGTTGCCATAACTCTTTCTTCATACAGGGGTATTGCGGTTGATTCTCCGATCCCAGAAGACTTACAACCAAACGATGTGACCACATTGGTAAGGCCACCTGTAGGATCCAGTTTCCCTTCCGGGTTGAAAGGTATTGctgatcaaaaattgaaggGTCAAGTTCGTTTCTGCAATAATGAGAAAATCCTATTATCATGTTTCTGTGCTCTTTTATTGAGGTCAGATCCTGATATACTCATAGGACACCGTCTAGAATCCTTACAATTAGATGTATTGGTCCATAGGCTTCACGAGTTGAACATCCCTACGTTCAGTGCATTGGGACGTCGTGCTAGAAGAGCTTGGCCTGACCGATTTGGTAAGAAtaattccaatttgatTCATTTCTTCATACAAGAACTAATAGCAGGTAGACTTTTGTGTGATATTGCTAATGACATGGGTCAATCTTTGACCCCTAAGTGCCAAACATGGGATCTTCCAGAGATGTATCTAGTTGCCTGTGGTAAAGATTCTACACCTCTTGATATTAATTATCAAAACCCACATTATCGAGAAGATGCCGACACAATGGCAATGGCATTAAGagaaaatattaaaaaCTCAATGATAATTGCTGAAATCTCCTTTAGAATTCAATTACTATCTCTAACGAaacaattgaccaatttgGCTGGTAATGCTTGGTCTCAGACTCTGGGCGGTACTAGAGCTGGTAGAAATGAATATATTCTGCTTCATGAATTCTCGAGAAATGGATACATTTTGCCagataaagaaaattcaaGGAATAGGACTTCGAAAAGACCAGACACTACTGGTGCTCCTGATGGTGATTCCGGTAATGGCGATCCTGTTGTGTCTTCGAAGAAGGCTAAATATCAAGGTGGTCTGGTCTTCGAACCTGAAAAAGGTCTACACAAGAATTATGTTCTAGTGAtggatttcaattcattgtACCCATCCATCATTCAAGAATTTAACATTTGTTTTACAACTGTGGATAGAAATTTAGAAGATACTGATGAGCTTCCTGAGGTTCCTTCCAATGACGGAGGTAAGGGAGTTTTACCAAGATTATTGGCCAATTTAGTGCAACGTCGTCGtgaagtgaaaaagatCATGGCTACTGAAAGGGATCCTCATAAGCGTACCCAATGTGACATTAAACAGCAGGCGTTAAAGCTAACCGCCAACTCCATGTACGGTTGTTTGGGTTATGTGAATAGTAGATTTTATGCCAAACCTTTAGCCATGCTTGTCACCAACAAAGGTCGTGAGATTCTTATGAATACAAGGCAATTGGCTGAAAGTTTAGAACTTACTGTGGTATACGGTGATACAGATTCGGTCATGATTGACAGTAAATGTGATAATTATGCCGATGCTATTAAAGTAGGAAACGAGTTTAAGAAGTTGGTCAATGAGCGCTACAAATTGTTAGAAATCGATATTGACAATGTCTTTAAAAAACTGTTACTTCAtgccaagaaaaaatatgctGCATTGACTGTCTCATTAGATAAAGAGGGAAATGAACGTACCATTTTGGAAGTGAAAGGTTTAGATATGAAAAGACGTGAATTCTGTCCACTATCTAGAGATGTGAGTATTCACGTATTGAATACAGTTTTGTCAGAGGATGATTCAGAAAAGGCATTGTCTGATATTTATGAGTATTTGGAGCGTGTTAGAGTTCAAATGGAGAATAATGAAATAAGAGTTGACAAGTACAAGATTAATACAAAGTTATCAAAAGATCCCAATTCTTATCCTAACGGTAAAAGCATGCCAGCTGTGCAAGTAGCACTAAGAATGAGGAAAGTCGGTAGAGTCGTCAAAGCAGGTACTGTGATAACGTTTGTAATCACTAAGCAAGATAATTCTGAATTAGAAGACAAGGAAATACCACCAGTACCCGAAAGAGCGCGTGCCCTAAATGAAGTCATGGTCAAAGGCAATAATTTAAGGCCCGATCCTGCTTATTATCTCGAGAAACAGATATTTGCCCCGGTGGAAAGACttcttgaaagaattgagagTTTTGACGTTGTGCGGCTAACTCAATCCCTGGGGTTGGATACCAGGCGGTACTTGAACAGAGGACAAACGGCTGAAAATAGTGCTGGTGGAATCGACTCGTTGCAACCACTTGAAACTACTATACCTGATGCGGAGAGGTTTAGAGATGTACAACCTCTCCAAATTAGATGCCCACAATGTGATCAAGAATTTCcttttggtggtattgcTTCTTCGAACCATTATATGATGTGTTACAATGGTCTACAGTGCAAGCACTGTAACCATCTGTTTACACCATTGCAATTGACAtgccaattggaaagatgCATTAGATTACACATTTCACTGTACTACGCTGGATGGGTGCAGTGTGACGACCGTACTTGTAATAACAGCGTTAGACGACAAATTTCAGTTTTTGGTAAACGTTGCTTGAATGACGGCTGCACAGGTGTAGTCCACTACCGATACAGCGACAAGCAGCTCTACAATCAACTGTTATATTTCGATTCCCTGTTCGATTGcgaaaagaacaaaagacAGCAACTAAAACCGTTGTATGTAGAAGGTGATACAGATTTCCCAAGAGACCTACTGACGGATTCTTCTATCAAGGCGCTAAGTGAACAAAATAGAGACTACTTAGATGTGGGTCGCGGCGTTGTACAGAAGTATTTAGGTGACTGCGGGCGTAGATACGTTGATATGAGCAACATATTCGATTTTATGACCCCGGCTAAATAG
- the MET4 gene encoding Met4p (some similarities with uniprot|P32389 Saccharomyces cerevisiae YNL103W MET4 Lecine-zipper transcriptional activator responsible for the regulation of the sulfur amino acid pathway requires different combinations of the auxiliary factors Cbf1p Met28p Met31p and Met32p), which produces MSNEGGADGSTYRSEFRNLFGGDSHTDDDNNGRDRAGPDPINSIQPSSLLSQEPMQMFEEQSSGQNNSNITPSILLEQLAYVDNFMPSLEQDFANLDSWILQDPGSDSTAMALGGNSSSNGQRLNESGLGFDERLAAELSAFADDSFIFPDEDKRQRQSISGAVSGNSDNNNPDNNDNDLYGNPREFEDGNDANNNDNSERQQGTGRRSAHFLTQRRNTFLTSQYDHSKSRFSSKSREKRDAESQQQQQQQHEEASSSSRNQDNANTTSNVTSNSVTGSPLQDHGGFTNVDIVSGGNGGGAPAGANDDTRSPRFPQHTPNVPSPLSNILASQVMQPYSVSASPVTTTSRPSDSVSVASDPQVPAAAASNQTRPQIHVPDYSTIPTSTLVALLPRVSVPPGAHRTLVNSGFNQEQIHAIAAIIAHHEQEKSKRHTEESVSIESQPNNVNDQDASRGAEFLLGILSRDSRSQQQQQQQQLQRDQQGFVESLLQLDPRTHDQGGDPIRSESQDGGQGRIKREHSISGIEFEEDEEEEDTEIINPTSSRPLKRSKSTEEALSSSSNAKRRNVSNGVAISPPSTTTSATSAQVQKTHQRRKVKERELENSVTELSELAISLQQKIHTLEMENKLLKNLVRSSGELEGIEKAESIRKQIMDKINGSNDE; this is translated from the coding sequence ATGAGTAACGAAGGTGGAGCTGATGGGTCCACTTACCGCTCCGAATTCAGGAACCTTTTTGGTGGTGATAGCCACACCGATGACGATAATAATGGAAGAGATAGAGCTGGTCCTGATCCAATAAATTCTATACAGCCGTCATCTCTGTTATCACAGGAACCAATGCAAATGTTTGAGGAGCAGTCAAGTGGTCaaaataatagtaatatTACACCAAGTATACTTTTAGAGCAGTTAGCTTACGTTGATAATTTTATGCCATCGCTGGAACAAGATTTCGCGAATTTAGATTCATGGATACTCCAAGATCCTGGAAGTGATTCTACGGCGATGGCGTTGGGCGGcaatagtagtagtaatggTCAACGTTTAAATGAGAGCGGACTAGGATTTGATGAAAGGCTGGCGGCAGAACTTAGTGCATTTGCGGATGATTCGTTTATTTTCCCTGATGAAGACAAGAGACAGAGACAGAGCATCAGTGGTGCTGTTAGCGGTAATAGTGATAACAATAATCCTgacaataatgataatgatcTGTACGGTAATCCTCgtgaatttgaagatggcAATGATGCAAATAACAATGACAACAGCGAGAGACAGCAGGGAACAGGTAGAAGAAGTGCGCATTTTCTTACTCAGAGACGTAATACGTTTCTGACGTCGCAGTACGACCACAGTAAATCGAGATTTAGTTCCAAATCTAGAGAGAAAAGGGACGCAGAGAgtcaacaacaacaacaacaacaacacGAAGAAgcgtcatcatcatcacgTAACCAGGATAACGCCAATACTACCAGTAATGTAACCTCCAATAGTGTGACTGGATCACCTTTGCAGGATCACGGTGGTTTTACCAATGTAGACATTGTTTCGGGCGgtaatggtggtggtgctcCTGCCGGTGCTAATGATGATACGAGAAGTCCGAGATTTCCACAGCATACTCCGAACGTTCCATCACCTTTGAGCAATATATTAGCCTCTCAAGTCATGCAACCGTATTCCGTTTCAGCTAGCCCAGTTACTACTACATCGAGACCTTCAGATTCTGTATCTGTAGCATCTGATCCTCAAGTACCAGCGGCTGCTGCCTCGAATCAAACTCGTCCTCAAATTCATGTTCCTGATTATTCCACCATACCGACATCTACATTAGTGGCATTGTTACCAAGAGTCAGTGTCCCGCCCGGTGCGCATAGAACTTTGGTAAACAGTGGATTTAATCAAGAACAAATCCATGCAATTGCTGCAATTATTGCACACCACGAGCAAGAAAAGTCGAAACGACATACTGAAGAGAGTGtatcaattgaatctcaACCTAATAACGTTAATGACCAAGATGCATCTCGAGGTGCAGAATTTCTATTAGGTATTCTGTCGCGAGATTCTAGgtcacaacaacaacaacagcagcagcagctacAACGGGATCAACAGGGATTTGTCGAATCACTCTTACAATTGGATCCACGTACGCATGATCAAGGCGGAGATCCAATACGAAGTGAATCACAAGACGGAGGCCAAGGAAGAATTAAGAGGGAACATTCCATTAGTGGAAtcgaatttgaagaagatgaggaagaagaagatactGAAATTATCAACCCTACGTCATCAAgacctttgaaaagatcaaaatccACAGAAGAAGCcctatcatcatcatctaatgcgaaaagaagaaatgttTCTAACGGTGTGGCgatttcaccaccatcgACAACAACAAGTGCTACATCAGCTCAGGTTCAAAAAACAcatcaaagaagaaaagtaaaagaaagagaattggaaaattccGTAACTGAGTTGAGTGAATTAGCTATTTCACTACAGCAAAAGATTCACACATTAGAGATGGAAaacaaattgttgaaaaatctagtTCGATCAAGTGGCGAACTagaaggaattgaaaaggCGGAAAGTATTAGAAAACAAATAATGGATAAGATTAATGGTTCAAATGATGAATAA
- the RGS2 gene encoding GTPase-activating protein RGS2 (some similarities with uniprot|Q99188 Saccharomyces cerevisiae YOR107W RGS2 Negative regulator of glucose-induced cAMP signaling directly activates the GTPase activity of the heterotrimeric G protein alpha subunit Gpa2p): MQCHENSSIPSLHEVLTKSVQDEIENDPYTLNKFEQFLLKSHCEENYEFWRSCDGYLLKYDNDDFDIQKGNSKIYKKFIRANSPMECNLPEDIKQNFRESYHHGSRVPKDTLCRARQHSWSLMKDAYRQYVRQVCKRSGCCNSRSVSRSESPSEVTRIRSDLSHTSLTIPIIELPTLAVTNTSKPTGASHAFRRSSSFSSSGPETSSSSEESPTEPPDAIGAGTQRLFSKGKEFMSRFRLKNRRTSFASQSSTNSIYTNFERRASDRTLYQK, from the coding sequence ATGCAATGTCATGAGAATTCTTCAATCCCCAGTTTGCATGAGGTATTAACGAAGTCAGTTCAAGATGAGATAGAGAATGACCCTTATACGTTGAACAAATTTGAACAGTTTTTACTGAAATCACACTGTGAAGAGAACTACGAATTCTGGAGAAGCTGTGATGGATACCTTTTAAAatatgataatgatgattttgacATACAGAAAGGGAACtccaaaatttacaaaaagttCATTAGAGCAAATTCACCGATGGAGTGTAACTTACCCGAGGATATAAAACAAAATTTTAGAGAGAGCTACCACCATGGTTCGAGAGTTCCAAAGGACACTTTGTGTAGAGCAAGACAACATTCATGGTCATTAATGAAAGATGCTTATAGACAGTACGTTAGGCAAGTTTGCAAAAGGAGTGGATGTTGCAATAGTAGATCCGTTAGTCGAAGTGAATCGCCATCAGAAGTTACTAGAATACGATCTGATCTATCACATACAAGTTTAACGATTCCAATAATTGAGCTCCCGACATTAGCAGTGACTAATACTAGTAAACCAACAGGCGCTAGTCATGCATTTAGAAGGAGTAGTAGTTTCAGTTCAAGTGGACCTGAGACATCAAGCAGTAGTGAAGAAAGCCCTACGGAACCGCCAGATGCGATTGGTGCTGGTACCCAAAGATTATTTTCGAAGGGTAAAGAATTCATGAGTCGATTTAGGTTAAAGAACAGACGTACATCATTTGCATCTCAGTCATCAACAAATTCTATCTATAcaaactttgaaagaagggCTAGCGATAGAACTTTGTATCAGAAATAA